The Deltaproteobacteria bacterium DNA segment ATTTTTATGCACGAGACCCTGGTTTGATGCCTGCCCATAAACCAGACTATGTGGTTTTGCCGAAGACCGTAGAGGAGATACAAAGGATAGTGAGGCTTGCAAACAAGGAGAAAATACCGATCGTCCCGATGGGGGCAGGTATGTCTTTAAGCGGCCTGGTCATTCCCCTGAAAGGGGGAATAGTAATCGATATGAAAAGGATGAATAAGATCATTGAGGTCAACGAAAAGGCACGATATGTCATCGTTGAAGGAGGGACCTCACATGGTTTATTGAAGGCATACTTAGAAAAAAGGTATCCTAGATTACGACACAGTATCCCTGATTCTCCTGCAACAGCAACCATAGCGGCGAATGTGATGATACACGGTCAGGGAAGACTATCACAACAGTATGGCTTCAATTCCGACATGGTTGCTGGATTAGAAATTGTCTTACCGTCGGGTGATATCTGCAAGATTGGGTCTTGCTCTCTATCTCCGGAGTGGTTTTCAAAAGGGGCACCACTTCCAGATCTATCCGGATTATTTCTGGGATGGTTTGGTGCTACCGGTATCATTAGCAAAGTGGCGCTTAAGCTCTATCCCAAAAAGCGGATGAGAGATGTAGAAATATTTGTGACAGATAGAGAAGACCTTGTCCCAGATATTATCTATGAGCTTACCCATACAGAGATGGTAGAGGATATAAACATCTTCGCCCAGCCATTACCCATGATATTCAAAGATAACCACCACATAGTCATATGTGTAACCGGTGATACAGATGAGGAACTTGAGTTTAAGAAAAAGATGATTTTCGATGCACTCGATAGGTTCATAAAGAGCAAAGATGGTGGTTTTATGTCCGTTGCGCCGGCGATGAAGGAAACATTCCTGGAGATGCCCCAGAAGAGTGCCAGCACGTTTGCTGATGTAACAAAAGGTGGTGGATTTGAATATTCCGGGCCGATCATAGTGGTTGAGCGGTATCCGGAATGCGCCCGGAAATTGGAGGAGCTGGCCACGCGGTACGCTCTTAAGTACAATGTGACTGCCAGGGTCATTGGAAGGGGGCACTCTATGATGTTTGCGTTTTCCTTTACGTTCAATCGGGCAGATCGTGATATGATGGATAGAACTAAAGAGGCATTGCATGAGGCCAGCGAATATGCCCTGGCAAGTGGCGGAGTCTTTTGGAAACCAACAATAGATGAACAGAGAATGGCCATTGAGCGGATGGATCCCAATACACGTAATCTCATAAAGATGATAAAGAAAGACTTAGATCCCAATGGAATTATGAATCCTGGGAACTGGGAGGTCAATGTGGATGAAATATGAGGAGATTGTTCACAGGTGTTTTAGGTGTGGTTACTGTAAACTTACGGGTGATTATGCCGATTTTAACTGCCCATCGTACCGGAAATTTAGGTTCGAGACCTATGCCCCTGGAGGCAGGATGTGGTTGATAAGGGCATGGCTCAATGATGAGATACAAAACAGCGAGCGGTTTCAGGAAATCCTCTTCTCCTGCGCTACGTGTGCCAACTGCGTTGAACAGTGTGTATTTACCTTCAGTGATGATCTGGTCAATATCTTTATCGCAGCCAGGGAGGAGATGGTAAATAGAGGGGTGATACCGCCTGTTGTAAGAGATTACCTGAAAAACATTTATAGTAATGGTAATCCCTATAAGGAGCCAGCCGGTGAGAGGGGGAAATGGTCAGAAGGCACCCCTATTGAAGCCTATGATGGTCAGGAGTATCTCTTCTATGTTGGTTGTGTTGGTTCCTATGATGAGAGAGGGAAAAAGATTGCCAGGGCGGTGGGGAATCTTCTCACCAAGGCTGGAGTCTCTCTAGGGATCCTTGGCAGTAGAGAGGGTTGTGACGGAAATGAGGTAAGAGCCCTTGGTGAGGCAGGCCTGTTTCAGTTTCTGGCTGAACAGAATATCGCTTTATTTAAAGAGCTTGGGGTTAAAAAGATCATCACCTTAGATCCACATGCCTTTAATGCCTTTAAAAAGGATTATCCAGGCCTTGGGGGGGAATTTGAGATCTGTCATTATACTCAGATGCTGGCCTCATTGATTCAGTCTCAAAAGCTACCATTAACTGAATACAAGGCCAGGGTAACCTATCACGATCCCTGTTATTTAGGGAGACATAATGGGGAGTATGAGGCCCCACGAAAGGTCTTGGGCTCTATTCCTGGAGTTGAGCTGATCGAGATGGATCAAAGTAGGCAAAATGCCTTCTGCTGTGGAGGTGGAGGAGGGAATTTCTTTACTGATATCCTGGGTGGGG contains these protein-coding regions:
- a CDS encoding (Fe-S)-binding protein — translated: MKYEEIVHRCFRCGYCKLTGDYADFNCPSYRKFRFETYAPGGRMWLIRAWLNDEIQNSERFQEILFSCATCANCVEQCVFTFSDDLVNIFIAAREEMVNRGVIPPVVRDYLKNIYSNGNPYKEPAGERGKWSEGTPIEAYDGQEYLFYVGCVGSYDERGKKIARAVGNLLTKAGVSLGILGSREGCDGNEVRALGEAGLFQFLAEQNIALFKELGVKKIITLDPHAFNAFKKDYPGLGGEFEICHYTQMLASLIQSQKLPLTEYKARVTYHDPCYLGRHNGEYEAPRKVLGSIPGVELIEMDQSRQNAFCCGGGGGNFFTDILGGGEDSPSRVRVRQALDTGAQVIAVACPQCAKMLDDAIKAEELEDTLEVLDVAEIVTRALS
- a CDS encoding FAD-binding oxidoreductase, with protein sequence MKDVTLSLAEVVGEKYVSSQPEEAYFYARDPGLMPAHKPDYVVLPKTVEEIQRIVRLANKEKIPIVPMGAGMSLSGLVIPLKGGIVIDMKRMNKIIEVNEKARYVIVEGGTSHGLLKAYLEKRYPRLRHSIPDSPATATIAANVMIHGQGRLSQQYGFNSDMVAGLEIVLPSGDICKIGSCSLSPEWFSKGAPLPDLSGLFLGWFGATGIISKVALKLYPKKRMRDVEIFVTDREDLVPDIIYELTHTEMVEDINIFAQPLPMIFKDNHHIVICVTGDTDEELEFKKKMIFDALDRFIKSKDGGFMSVAPAMKETFLEMPQKSASTFADVTKGGGFEYSGPIIVVERYPECARKLEELATRYALKYNVTARVIGRGHSMMFAFSFTFNRADRDMMDRTKEALHEASEYALASGGVFWKPTIDEQRMAIERMDPNTRNLIKMIKKDLDPNGIMNPGNWEVNVDEI